A genomic stretch from Candidatus Krumholzibacteriota bacterium includes:
- a CDS encoding ABC transporter permease: MKIRNRFFREFLRNRMAVAGLVFLFVIITMALFADLIFPSGSDMIDLDNSLRSPSPGHPFGTDSFGRDLLARVVFGARISLGVGFLARTISLLLGLLLGTLAGYFGGRTDSVIMRMADITFAFPALLLLIAIMAVVSPGMISLFTALGAIGWASVARLVRAQVMSVKDREYVQAAKAAGAGDLKLVWSYILPQCISPVIVIYTLGLGITVMAEASLSFLGLGVQPPAPSWGRMISTGIVFMRSAPWLTLFPGLVLTATICSLNLVGDGIRDALDPRSSAVVFKPAAAAVIFNDGFQPGLD; encoded by the coding sequence ATGAAGATCCGGAACAGATTCTTCAGAGAGTTCCTGCGCAACAGGATGGCGGTTGCCGGGCTCGTCTTCCTCTTCGTGATAATAACGATGGCTCTTTTCGCCGACCTGATCTTTCCTTCCGGGTCGGATATGATAGACCTTGACAATTCGCTTCGCTCTCCTTCGCCGGGCCACCCATTCGGCACCGATTCATTCGGTCGCGATCTGCTGGCAAGGGTCGTTTTCGGAGCGCGGATATCGCTTGGAGTGGGATTTCTCGCGAGGACGATCTCTCTGCTGCTGGGGCTTCTTCTGGGAACGCTGGCGGGGTACTTCGGTGGCAGGACAGATTCGGTGATCATGAGGATGGCTGACATCACATTCGCCTTTCCAGCCCTTCTTCTTCTGATAGCGATCATGGCGGTAGTCTCCCCGGGGATGATCTCCCTTTTCACAGCGCTTGGAGCGATAGGCTGGGCATCGGTCGCCAGGCTTGTAAGGGCCCAGGTGATGAGCGTCAAGGACCGGGAATACGTCCAGGCGGCGAAAGCGGCCGGGGCGGGAGATCTGAAGCTGGTCTGGTCATATATCCTCCCCCAGTGCATTTCCCCGGTGATAGTGATATATACCCTGGGACTCGGTATTACGGTGATGGCGGAGGCGAGCCTCAGTTTCCTCGGCCTGGGAGTCCAGCCTCCGGCTCCGAGCTGGGGAAGGATGATCTCCACGGGAATCGTTTTCATGCGCAGCGCTCCCTGGCTTACACTTTTTCCGGGCCTTGTATTGACAGCCACTATCTGTTCACTTAACCTTGTCGGCGATGGTATAAGGGACGCGCTCGATCCGAGGTCTTCGGCGGTCGTCTTTAAGCCGGCCGCGGCCGCGGTTAT